A single Lolium perenne isolate Kyuss_39 chromosome 6, Kyuss_2.0, whole genome shotgun sequence DNA region contains:
- the LOC139829727 gene encoding aquaporin PIP1-5-like, whose amino-acid sequence MEGKEEDVRLGANRYSERQPIGTAAQGGDDKDYKEPPPAPLFEASELTSWSFYRAGIAEFLATFLFLYISVLTVMGVVGNPSGSKCGTVGIQGIAWSFGGMIFVLVYCTAGISGGHINPAVTFGLFLARKLSLTRAVFYMVMQCLGAICGAGVVKGFQTTLYMGNGGGANSVAPGYTKGDGLGAEIVGTFVLVYTVFSATDAKRSARDSHVPILAPLPIGFAVFLVHLATIPITGTGINPARSLGAAIIYNKKQSWDDHWIFWVGPFIGAALAAIYHVVVIRAIPFKSRD is encoded by the exons ATGGAGGGCAAGGAGGAGGACGTGCGCCTGGGCGCGAACCGCTACTCGGAGCGCCAGCCCATAGGCACGGCGGCGCAGGGCGGCGACGACAAGGACTACAAGGAGCCTCCACCAGCCCCGCTCTTCGAGGCCTCCGAGCTCACATCCTGGTCCTTCTACCGCGCCGGCATCGCCGAGTTCCTGGCCACCTTCCTCTTCCTCTACATCTCGGTCCTCACCGTCATGGGCGTGGTCGGCAACCCCTCCGGGTCCAAGTGCGGCACGGTGGGCATCCAGGGCATCGCCTGGAGCTTCGGGGGCATGATCTTCGTGCTCGTCTACTGCACCGCCGGCATCTCCGGCGGGCACATCAACCCGGCGGTCACCTTCGGGCTGTTCCTGGCCAGGAAGCTGTCCCTCACCAGGGCCGTGTTCTACATGGTGATGCAGTGCCTCGGGGCCATCTGTGGCGCTGGCGTGGTGAAGGGGTTCCAGACGACCTTGTACATGGGCAACGGCGGCGGCGCCAACTCCGTCGCGCCGGGGTATACGAAGGGAGATGGTTTGGGGGCCGAGATCGTGGGCACGTTCGTGCTGGTCTACACCGTGTTCTCGGCTACTGATGCCAAGCGCAGCGCCAGAGACTCCCACGTCCCC ATCCTGGCGCCGCTGCCGATCGGGTTCGCAGTGTTCCTGGTGCATCTTGCGACGATCCCCATCACCGGCACCGGCATCAACCCGGCGAGGTCCCTCGGCGCTGCCATCATCTACAACAAGAAGCAGTCATGGGACGACCAC TGGATCTTCTGGGTCGGCCCGTTCATCGGCGCGGCGCTGGCGGCCATCTACCACGTGGTGGTGATCAGGGCAATCCCCTTCAAGAGCCGCGACTAG